Genomic segment of Caldanaerobius polysaccharolyticus DSM 13641:
AAGAAGTTCTGCAAAGACTCCAAGAGGCGCAGGCCGACCGCTTACACGGTGAGTTTGTACCACGTAACAAATTAACCTTGGCCGAATGGTTGGAAACCTGGTTGAACATTTATAAAAAACCATCTATAAGTGAGAGCACTTATAGGTGTTACTCCAACACTATTCGTAATCACATCGTACCGCACATCGGCAACATCAAACTACAGCAGCTTACTCCTCTCCATCTTCAGGAGCTATACGCCGACCTTCATAAACGTGGGCTTTTACGAACAGCAACTTTAGCCCACTTGGTCCTCTATATGTCATTAGAGCAAGCTGCCATAGAGCGAAAAATCCCGAAAAACGTAGCCAAGCTGGTGGAAGCGCCCAAGTGGAAGGCCCCTAAAGCCAAAGCTCTTGAAGTGGAAGACTTGCAGCGCTTTCTTCAAGCCGCCTCGAACTATTCACTCTATCCAGCTATTGTACTTGAGGCAACTACCGGAATGCGTCGCGGAGAGGTTCTAGGACTGCGTTGGGAAGACATAAACTTTGATAAAGGTGTCATTTACATCCGTCAAGCCTTGGTAGAGATAGGAGGGAAAATCCGTATTCACCCTACCAAAACCGAAAGCGGTGCACGCGCTATGCCAGTTCCTCAACCGGTACTGGAACTGTTGCGAGAACACCGCCGCCATCAGGAGGAAGCAGCGACAGTATTGGGTTGGGATAAAGTACCGGAACTAGTATTTACAACCAGCAAGGGTACGCCTATCCATCCCCGCAATTACAATCGAACTTTCCAAACGATATGCAAAAAGACCGGGTTGGAGGGTGTATCGCCTCACATACTGCGACACACCTTTGCCACCCGGTTGTTAGAAGCCGACATTCAACCGCGTATAGCCCAAGAGTTTTTAGGCCATGCCGATGCTACTACAACTGAGGTAATTTACCACCACGTCTTACCCGGCCTAAAGCGTCAGGTAATGGGTAAAATAAATGACATAACAGAAAAGCTGCTGCAATTTCGCTGCAATAATGGTGAAAATGCAACGGAAATAAACGACAAAGAACAGCAAAATGAACATGCGAAAACCGCAGAAAATTGATACTTAGAGGGAATAGGGAGTATAGCTTTCAAATTAGGGCAGGTATTTCGTAATCAGCAGGTCAAGGGTTCGAGTCCCTTCATTAGCTCGCTATTTATGCGGGTTGGAGGAATGTTAAAAAATAATAATGGCTTGATTTCTGACATTCTTCTAGCGAAAGTTTATAGAAACGCTGCTATCATCCCATCCCCTAAAGGAGAGGAGATGAGAGCAGCGCTTTTTAATTTTTGTTACAATTAAACTATGGGTAGGGATAAAACCAGATATTCTCAATACAATGAAGTATCTCAGAGAAAAGTTTTCGTATCTCAAAAATTTAACGGGAAAAGAAAGTTTATGGACGAACAGCTATTACATAGGTACAACTGATATTCGTTCAACCGGAACGATACGGCACTATACGAAGGTGATACCTC
This window contains:
- a CDS encoding tyrosine-type recombinase/integrase → MGRRKKRTHGEGSIYQRSDDGRWVAQITVNGKRYTFSGKDREEVLQRLQEAQADRLHGEFVPRNKLTLAEWLETWLNIYKKPSISESTYRCYSNTIRNHIVPHIGNIKLQQLTPLHLQELYADLHKRGLLRTATLAHLVLYMSLEQAAIERKIPKNVAKLVEAPKWKAPKAKALEVEDLQRFLQAASNYSLYPAIVLEATTGMRRGEVLGLRWEDINFDKGVIYIRQALVEIGGKIRIHPTKTESGARAMPVPQPVLELLREHRRHQEEAATVLGWDKVPELVFTTSKGTPIHPRNYNRTFQTICKKTGLEGVSPHILRHTFATRLLEADIQPRIAQEFLGHADATTTEVIYHHVLPGLKRQVMGKINDITEKLLQFRCNNGENATEINDKEQQNEHAKTAEN